The genomic interval TGGACGTATTGATAAATTTAAAACTAAATACGCTAAACATATTAAATAATTTTAATTTGTTTTCAATATATAAGAAGCCTCGCAATTGCGAGGCTTTTTTATTGGTGTAAAATTATTGTTATGATAAAATGCAGAATGTTTTCCTTCGAATTATTTAGCCATTAAGATTCATTAGGTATTAAAGTGCTTGATTTCTTAATGGTTTGAGTGAAAAAAACTTTAAAGTTTTAAAAGCCTTTACCTTGGTAGATAATCCAGCCAAAAACTTTGTAACTTTGGGACTTTGTAACTATGAAACATATAAAATGAACTATATACTTTTTGACGGTCCGTCTCGTAATGCATTGTTGCCATTTACTTTTACACGTCCAGTGGCTGATATCTTAATCGGAATTGTAACTATTCGCCAAAAATGGGAAATGTATTTGGGTTCTACCACTACTACATTGACTGAAGAATATTTGTCGGACAAATATCCGATGGTAGAATTGGAAGAAAATGTAATGATTAATGCTTCTTTTTTACCTAATGAAGAATTGGTAGAATTAATTAGAGATTTGGCTGTAAACCAAGCCATCTTTAAAGGAGAAGAAGTTGTTGCTTTTTATTCGGGTGAGAATCAAGAAGAAATTGATTTTGATGATTATGAAATTATTGAGTTCGAATATGATGTATTAACGGTAAACCATCCATGGGATATTTTTTCGAAAAACGGAGAAGCCATTCGTGCCGACTTTGATTTCTTAACCGAAGACCGCCAATCGCAACTAATCCCAAAGAGTGTAAATGTAATTGCACCCAAAAATATTTTTATCGAAGAAGGTGCAAAGTTAGAATTTGTAACACTAAACGCTTCGACTGGTCCTATTTATATCGGTAAAGATGCCGAAATCATGGAGGGTTCTGTGATCCGTGGCCCTTTTGCCTTGTGCGAAGGTGCAACGGTAAAACTAGCGTCCAAAATATACGGACCAACTACAGTTGGAAGTAATTCTAAAGTAGGAGGAGAAGTAAATAATTCGGTGATTTTTCAAAATGCAAACAAAGGACACGATGGTTTCTTAGGAAACTCTGTTCTTGGAGAATGGTGTAATATTGGAGCGGATAGTAATAATTCGAACCTGAAAAACAACTACGAAGAGGTGAAATTATGGAATTATGAAACCGAAGGTTTTACCAAAACAGGTTTACAGTTTTGTGGTTTGATGATGGGCGACCACAGCAAATGCGGAATCAATACGATGTTCAACACAGGAACTGTCGTTGGAGTAAGTGCAAACGTATTTGGAACGGGCTTCCCTCGTAATTTTGTTCCTAGTTTTTCTTGGGGTGGAGCTTCAGGATTTAGTACTTATATCACCAAAAAAGCATTCCAAACCGCAAAACTGGTTATGGAACGCAGAGGGGTAGAATTTGATGAGCAAGAAGCAGCTATTCTAGAACACGTTTTTGAAGAAACTAAAAAGTGGAGAAAGGAATAGTTTTTCCAACTTGTAAATAAATTAAAGCCACAGATTAAAAGAATTTTACTTTTAGTTTGTGGCTTTTTTGTTGTTGCTTTAGGGAGTAAAGATGTTTTTCAATGAATTTTGGAATTATTTTATTTTTAACAGTGTAGTTGATTATAGTATTT from Flavobacterium ovatum carries:
- a CDS encoding GlmU family protein codes for the protein MNYILFDGPSRNALLPFTFTRPVADILIGIVTIRQKWEMYLGSTTTTLTEEYLSDKYPMVELEENVMINASFLPNEELVELIRDLAVNQAIFKGEEVVAFYSGENQEEIDFDDYEIIEFEYDVLTVNHPWDIFSKNGEAIRADFDFLTEDRQSQLIPKSVNVIAPKNIFIEEGAKLEFVTLNASTGPIYIGKDAEIMEGSVIRGPFALCEGATVKLASKIYGPTTVGSNSKVGGEVNNSVIFQNANKGHDGFLGNSVLGEWCNIGADSNNSNLKNNYEEVKLWNYETEGFTKTGLQFCGLMMGDHSKCGINTMFNTGTVVGVSANVFGTGFPRNFVPSFSWGGASGFSTYITKKAFQTAKLVMERRGVEFDEQEAAILEHVFEETKKWRKE